From a region of the Syngnathus typhle isolate RoL2023-S1 ecotype Sweden linkage group LG12, RoL_Styp_1.0, whole genome shotgun sequence genome:
- the pde8b gene encoding high affinity cAMP-specific and IBMX-insensitive 3',5'-cyclic phosphodiesterase 8B isoform X1: MGCAPSIHVSQSGVIYCRDSDESNSPHQTTTTISQGGGGALHGLFIKTDAAEAIPSVIAYQSRHSSFNLRQRRDTGGGTHVLIEAETQTSDAGVKLSSSEQCVGPMRVNQEPIQVLLVFATEDNQSDALWWACDRAGFRCNIARTPESALECFLDKHHEIVVIDGRHPRYFEPEVVCRMIRATKPSENTVLLAVVPQKPSDQDETSVLPLLCAGFSRRFVENASVLACYNELIQLEHGEVRCHFKLRACNSAFAALEKCQEAVEITSEDHVIQYVNPTFERMMGYCKGELIGKELTELPKSDRNRADILDAINSCIEKGKEWQGVYYARKKSGDSVAQHVNITPVVGQGGKIRHFVAIKRPHPDNNSQVHKYNKEDRCSVEYSHSECHSLLHRDRRKDSMDTRSLSSRSSDAASLQNRRHSSVARIHSMTIEAPITKVINIINAAQENSPLTVADALERVLEILRTAELYSPQLATKEDDPHANDLVGGLMNDGLRRLSGNEYVFTKNMSQSQLALPVTLSDVPQSVADMLNDEECWEFNILDLEAATHKRPLTYLGLKIFTSFGVCDFLDCTETSLRSWLQLMEASYHSSNAYHNSTHAADVLHATAYFLRKERVKSSLDQLDEVAALIAATVHDVDHPGRTNSFLCNAGSELAILYNDTAVLESHHSALAFQLTMRDGKSNIFKNIERNQFRTLRQAIIDMVLATEMTRHFEHVNKFVNSINKPMAAIDETDTCSMNSDREGQTNLKNSPENRLLIKRMLIKCADVANPCRPLELCIEWAGRISEEYFAQTDEEKRQGLPVVMPVFDRNTCSVPKSQLSFIDYFITDMFDAWDAFASLPDLMEHLSENYKYWKTLDDMKCKSLRPPPPS, encoded by the exons ATGGGCTGTGCACCTAGCATCCACGTCTCGCAAAGCGGCGTCATCTACTGCCGCGACTCGGACGAGTCCAACTCTCCGCAccagaccaccaccaccatctcgCAGGGGGGCGGCGGCGCGCTGCACGGCCTCTTCATCAAGACCGACGCAGCCGAAGCTATCCCGTCTGTCATCGCCTACCAGAGCCGACATTCGAGCTTCAACCTCCGCCAGCGTCGGGACACGGGAGGAGGCACGCACGTCCTCATCGAGGCCGAGACGCAGACGAGCGACGCCGGCGTCAAG CTTTCTTCTTCAGAACAATGTGTGGGACCCATGAGAGTGAACCAGGAGCCCATTCAG GTCTTGCTGGTGTTCGCCACGGAGGACAACCAGAGCGACGCCTTGTGGTGGGCATGTGACCGCGCCGGTTTTAGGTGCAACATCGCCCGGACGCCCGAGTCTGCGCTCGAGTGTTTCCTGGACAAACATCACGAGATCGTTGTCATCGACGGACGCCACCCTCGCTACTTTGAACCCGAGGTTGTGTGCCG TATGATCCGTGCCACGAAGCCTTCAGAAAACACTGTTCTTCTTGCCGTTGTGCCACAAAA GCCATCTGACCAGGACGAAACCTCTGTTCTTCCCCTTCTATGCGCCGGATTCAGCCGA AGGTTTGTGGAGAACGCCAGCGTGTTGGCGTGCTATAACGAACTGATTCAACTTGAGCACGGAGAAGTGAGATGTCACTTCAAACTCAG GGCTTGTAACTCGGCCTTCGCGGCTCTCGAGAAGTGCCAGGAAGCCGTGGAGATCACCAGTGAAGACCACGTCATACAG TATGTGAACCCCACCTTTGAGCGCATGATGGGCTACTGCAAGGGCGAACTGATCGGCAAGGAGCTGACAGAGCTCCCGAAGAGCGACAGAAACAGGGCGGACATCTTGGATGCCATCAACAGCTGCATCGAAAAAGGAAAG GAATGGCAGGGGGTTTATTACGCCAGAAAGAAATCGGGTGACAGCGTGGCGCAACATGTCAACATAACGCCTGTCGTTGGCCAAGGAGG GAAGATCCGACACTTCGTAGCCATCAAGAGGCCGCACCCGGACAACAACAGTCAA GTGCACAAGTATAACAAGGAGGATCGGTGCAGTGTTGAATACTCCCACTCag AGTGCCACTCTCTACTCCATCGTGACAGGAGGAAAGACTCGATGGATACCAGATCACTCAGCTCCCGCAGTAGTGACG CTGCCAGTTTACAGAACCGGAGACACTCTTCCGTCGCCAGGATTCACTCCATGACCATCGAGGCTCCCATCACTAAG GTGATCAACATCATCAATGCTGCCCAGGAGAATAGCCCACTGACGGTGGCCGATGCTCTGGAGCGCGTTCTCGAGATCCTGAGGACTGCCGAGCTCTACTCGCCTCAGCTGGCAACCAAGGAGGACGACCCACACGCCAACGACCTGGTCGGCGGGCTCATGAAT GACGGGCTGCGACGGCTATCTGGCAACGAGTATGTTTTCACCAAAA ACATGAGCCAAAGCCAGCTGGCACTTCCTGTTACACTGAGCGATGTCCCTCAGTCCGTCGCTGACATGCTTAACGATGAGGAATGCTGGGAGTTCAACATCCTCGACTTGGAGGCGGCCACGCACAAAAG GCCCCTGACTTACCTGGGCCTGAAGATCTTCACCAGTTTCGGGGTGTGCGACTTCCTCGACTGTACCGAGACATCGCTTCGCTCCTGGCTGCAGCTGATGGAGGCCAGCTATCACTCATCCAACGCCTACCATAACTCTACGCACGCCGCTGATGTGTTGCATGCGACTGCTTACTTCTTACGCAAGGAGAGAGTCAAG AGCAGTCTAGATCAGCTGGATGAGGTGGCGGCGTTGATTGCAGCCACCGTGCACGACGTGGACCACCCGGGGCGAACCAACTCGTTCTTGTGTAACGCCGGCAGCGAGCTGGCTATCCTGTACAACGACACGGCAGTGCTGGAGAGCCACCACTCCGCTCTCGCCTTCCAGCTCACCATGCGCGACGGCAAGAGTAACATCTTCAAGAACATAGAGCG GAACCAATTCCGAACGTTGCGGCAGGCCATCATTGACATGGTGCTGGCCACGGAGATGACGCGACACTTTGAGCACGTCAACAAGTTTGTCAACAGTATCAACAAGCCCATGGCGGCCATCGATGAGACTGACACCTGT AGCATGAACAGCGACCGCGAGGGTCAAACCAACCTCAAGAACTCTCCGGAGAACCGGCTGCTGATCAAGCGAATGCTTATCAAGTGCGCCGACGTGGCCAACCCGTGCAGGCCGCTGGAACTCTGCATCGAGTGGGCGGGGCGCATCTCCGAGGAGTACTTTGCACAG ACGGATGAGGAGAAGAGGCAGGGGCTTCCCGTGGTCATGCCAGTGTTTGACCGCAACACCTGCAGCGTGCCCAAGTCGCAGCTCTCTTTTATCGACTACTTCATCACCGACATGTTTGACGCCTGGGATG CCTTCGCCAGCCTGCCAGATCTCATGGAGCACTTGTCGGAGAACTACAAGTACTGGAAGACTCTGGACGACATGAAGTGTAAGAGTCTGCGTCCTCCGCCGCCATCTTGA
- the pde8b gene encoding high affinity cAMP-specific and IBMX-insensitive 3',5'-cyclic phosphodiesterase 8B isoform X2 yields the protein MGCAPSIHVSQSGVIYCRDSDESNSPHQTTTTISQGGGGALHGLFIKTDAAEAIPSVIAYQSRHSSFNLRQRRDTGGGTHVLIEAETQTSDAGVKLSSSEQCVGPMRVNQEPIQVLLVFATEDNQSDALWWACDRAGFRCNIARTPESALECFLDKHHEIVVIDGRHPRYFEPEVVCRMIRATKPSENTVLLAVVPQKPSDQDETSVLPLLCAGFSRRFVENASVLACYNELIQLEHGEVRCHFKLRACNSAFAALEKCQEAVEITSEDHVIQYVNPTFERMMGYCKGELIGKELTELPKSDRNRADILDAINSCIEKGKEWQGVYYARKKSGDSVAQHVNITPVVGQGGKIRHFVAIKRPHPDNNSQVHKYNKEDRCSVEYSHSECHSLLHRDRRKDSMDTRSLSSRSSDAASLQNRRHSSVARIHSMTIEAPITKVINIINAAQENSPLTVADALERVLEILRTAELYSPQLATKEDDPHANDLVGGLMNDGLRRLSGNEYVFTKNMSQSQLALPVTLSDVPQSVADMLNDEECWEFNILDLEAATHKRPLTYLGLKIFTSFGVCDFLDCTETSLRSWLQLMEASYHSSNAYHNSTHAADVLHATAYFLRKERVKSSLDQLDEVAALIAATVHDVDHPGRTNSFLCNAGSELAILYNDTAVLESHHSALAFQLTMRDGKSNIFKNIERNQFRTLRQAIIDMVLATEMTRHFEHVNKFVNSINKPMAAIDETDTCSMNSDREGQTNLKNSPENRLLIKRMLIKCADVANPCRPLELCIEWAGRISEEYFAQTDEEKRQGLPVVMPVFDRNTCSVPKSQLSFIDYFITDMFDAWDAFASLPDLMEHLSENYKYWKTLDDMKSFHLPAAVR from the exons ATGGGCTGTGCACCTAGCATCCACGTCTCGCAAAGCGGCGTCATCTACTGCCGCGACTCGGACGAGTCCAACTCTCCGCAccagaccaccaccaccatctcgCAGGGGGGCGGCGGCGCGCTGCACGGCCTCTTCATCAAGACCGACGCAGCCGAAGCTATCCCGTCTGTCATCGCCTACCAGAGCCGACATTCGAGCTTCAACCTCCGCCAGCGTCGGGACACGGGAGGAGGCACGCACGTCCTCATCGAGGCCGAGACGCAGACGAGCGACGCCGGCGTCAAG CTTTCTTCTTCAGAACAATGTGTGGGACCCATGAGAGTGAACCAGGAGCCCATTCAG GTCTTGCTGGTGTTCGCCACGGAGGACAACCAGAGCGACGCCTTGTGGTGGGCATGTGACCGCGCCGGTTTTAGGTGCAACATCGCCCGGACGCCCGAGTCTGCGCTCGAGTGTTTCCTGGACAAACATCACGAGATCGTTGTCATCGACGGACGCCACCCTCGCTACTTTGAACCCGAGGTTGTGTGCCG TATGATCCGTGCCACGAAGCCTTCAGAAAACACTGTTCTTCTTGCCGTTGTGCCACAAAA GCCATCTGACCAGGACGAAACCTCTGTTCTTCCCCTTCTATGCGCCGGATTCAGCCGA AGGTTTGTGGAGAACGCCAGCGTGTTGGCGTGCTATAACGAACTGATTCAACTTGAGCACGGAGAAGTGAGATGTCACTTCAAACTCAG GGCTTGTAACTCGGCCTTCGCGGCTCTCGAGAAGTGCCAGGAAGCCGTGGAGATCACCAGTGAAGACCACGTCATACAG TATGTGAACCCCACCTTTGAGCGCATGATGGGCTACTGCAAGGGCGAACTGATCGGCAAGGAGCTGACAGAGCTCCCGAAGAGCGACAGAAACAGGGCGGACATCTTGGATGCCATCAACAGCTGCATCGAAAAAGGAAAG GAATGGCAGGGGGTTTATTACGCCAGAAAGAAATCGGGTGACAGCGTGGCGCAACATGTCAACATAACGCCTGTCGTTGGCCAAGGAGG GAAGATCCGACACTTCGTAGCCATCAAGAGGCCGCACCCGGACAACAACAGTCAA GTGCACAAGTATAACAAGGAGGATCGGTGCAGTGTTGAATACTCCCACTCag AGTGCCACTCTCTACTCCATCGTGACAGGAGGAAAGACTCGATGGATACCAGATCACTCAGCTCCCGCAGTAGTGACG CTGCCAGTTTACAGAACCGGAGACACTCTTCCGTCGCCAGGATTCACTCCATGACCATCGAGGCTCCCATCACTAAG GTGATCAACATCATCAATGCTGCCCAGGAGAATAGCCCACTGACGGTGGCCGATGCTCTGGAGCGCGTTCTCGAGATCCTGAGGACTGCCGAGCTCTACTCGCCTCAGCTGGCAACCAAGGAGGACGACCCACACGCCAACGACCTGGTCGGCGGGCTCATGAAT GACGGGCTGCGACGGCTATCTGGCAACGAGTATGTTTTCACCAAAA ACATGAGCCAAAGCCAGCTGGCACTTCCTGTTACACTGAGCGATGTCCCTCAGTCCGTCGCTGACATGCTTAACGATGAGGAATGCTGGGAGTTCAACATCCTCGACTTGGAGGCGGCCACGCACAAAAG GCCCCTGACTTACCTGGGCCTGAAGATCTTCACCAGTTTCGGGGTGTGCGACTTCCTCGACTGTACCGAGACATCGCTTCGCTCCTGGCTGCAGCTGATGGAGGCCAGCTATCACTCATCCAACGCCTACCATAACTCTACGCACGCCGCTGATGTGTTGCATGCGACTGCTTACTTCTTACGCAAGGAGAGAGTCAAG AGCAGTCTAGATCAGCTGGATGAGGTGGCGGCGTTGATTGCAGCCACCGTGCACGACGTGGACCACCCGGGGCGAACCAACTCGTTCTTGTGTAACGCCGGCAGCGAGCTGGCTATCCTGTACAACGACACGGCAGTGCTGGAGAGCCACCACTCCGCTCTCGCCTTCCAGCTCACCATGCGCGACGGCAAGAGTAACATCTTCAAGAACATAGAGCG GAACCAATTCCGAACGTTGCGGCAGGCCATCATTGACATGGTGCTGGCCACGGAGATGACGCGACACTTTGAGCACGTCAACAAGTTTGTCAACAGTATCAACAAGCCCATGGCGGCCATCGATGAGACTGACACCTGT AGCATGAACAGCGACCGCGAGGGTCAAACCAACCTCAAGAACTCTCCGGAGAACCGGCTGCTGATCAAGCGAATGCTTATCAAGTGCGCCGACGTGGCCAACCCGTGCAGGCCGCTGGAACTCTGCATCGAGTGGGCGGGGCGCATCTCCGAGGAGTACTTTGCACAG ACGGATGAGGAGAAGAGGCAGGGGCTTCCCGTGGTCATGCCAGTGTTTGACCGCAACACCTGCAGCGTGCCCAAGTCGCAGCTCTCTTTTATCGACTACTTCATCACCGACATGTTTGACGCCTGGGATG CCTTCGCCAGCCTGCCAGATCTCATGGAGCACTTGTCGGAGAACTACAAGTACTGGAAGACTCTGGACGACATGAAGT